The Argentina anserina chromosome 3, drPotAnse1.1, whole genome shotgun sequence genome includes a region encoding these proteins:
- the LOC126786053 gene encoding protein RTF1 homolog, with protein MADLDDLLLEAAGRTSSGRKSRHSHPSSKRRHDDSYSDGGSDSRGDDSDDGRGYASRKPSGSQVPLKKRLDPSEVDDEHGSQEYGDYNDSGSDRGGESNESDVGSDLYKDEDDRRKLAEMSELQRELILSDRAQKKDDKSLKEKFRPKWDKGKATKSRKVTPPLPSSRVRSSARSADRAAAKDDALNELRAKRLKQQDPEAHRKLRDASRGIVGSRNFSHTNKKSFSAVGRSSSSQSDSESRSHSDDEGSSADEAIDSDDERGNQGLTFEDIKEITIRRSRLAKWLMEPFFEELIVGCFVRVGIGKTKSGRPIYRLCSVRNVDSSDPDRQYKLENKTTHKYLNVVWGNENSAARWQMAMISDSLPLEEEYDQWVREVEKNGGRLPSKEDVLEKKEAIKKTNTFVYSAETVKQMIQEKKSASSRPMNIALEKDRLRRELEIAQSKHDDAEVERIKARLQQLDARRQSQGKDSKAVRLAEMNRKNRVDNFKNASGLKPVKTGLKAGEAGYDPFSRRWTRSRNYYVSKPDEQKDDAEANAAAAAAEALAEVETNGTGGIVAVRAGLVATAAALEAAAGAGKLIDTMAPVDQGTSSNPLHNFELPISLATLQKFGGPQGAQEGFMARKQRIEATVGCRVPEDDGRRHALTLTVSDYKRRRGLL; from the coding sequence ATGGCGGATTTGGATGATTTGCTCTTGGAGGCTGCAGGAAGAACAAGTTCAGGGCGGAAAAGCCGGCACTCGCATCCATCTTCAAAGAGAAGACATGATGATTCGTATTCGGATGGTGGAAGTGACTCTAGGGGTGATGACTCTGATGATGGTCGTGGTTATGCGAGTAGGAAACCCTCTGGATCTCAAGTTCCTTTGAAGAAGCGACTGGACCCTTCAGAAGTAGATGATGAACATGGCAGCCAGGAATACGGTGATTATAATGATAGTGGTTCTGATCGTGGAGGTGAGAGCAACGAATCTGATGTTGGCAGTGATCTCTACAAGGATGAAGATGACAGGCGAAAGCTTGCGGAAATGTCTGAACTTCAAAGAGAGCTCATTCTTTCTGATAGAGCACAGAAGAAAGATGATAAGAGTCTTAAGGAGAAATTCAGACCAAAATGGGATAAAGGAAAGGCTACAAAGTCCAGGAAAGTGACTCCACCTCTCCCATCCTCTCGAGTTCGCTCGTCAGCTAGATCAGCTGACAGGGCAGCTGCCAAAGATGATGCCTTGAATGAGTTACGAGCAAAACGTTTGAAACAGCAAGACCCTGAGGCTCACCGTAAATTGAGAGAtgcatctagaggaattgtgGGGAGTAGGAATTTCTCACACACCAACAAGAAGTCTTTCTCTGCTGTCGGTCGGAGTAGCTCTAGTCAAAGTGACAGTGAAAGTCGGTCTCATAGTGATGATGAAGGGTCAAGTGCAGATGAAGCTATTGACAGTGATGATGAAAGGGGCAATCAGGGACTAACATTCGAAGATATTAAGGAAATTACCATTCGAAGGTCAAGACTTGCAAAGTGGCTTATGGAACCGTTCTTTGAAGAATTGATCGTGGGTTGCTTTGTACGGGTTGGAATTGGGAAGACTAAGTCTGGGCGTCCCATCTACAGACTGTGCTCAGTCCGTAATGTTGATTCTTCAGATCCTGATCGGCAGTACAAACTAGAGAACAAAACCACACACAAGTATCTGAATGTGGTTTGGGGCAATGAAAACTCAGCTGCTCGGTGGCAGATGGCTATGATTTCAGACTCTTTACCTCTGGAGGAAGAGTATGATCAGTGGGTTAGAGAGGTAGAGAAAAATGGTGGTCGCTTGCCAAGCAAAGAGGATGTGTTGGAAAAAAAGGAAGCCATAAAAAAAACCAATACATTTGTGTACTCAGCTGAAACTGTGAAGCAGATGATACAGGAGAAAAAATCTGCTTCATCAAGGCCAATGAACATTGCGCTTGAGAAGGACCGGTTGAGGAGGGAATTAGAAATTGCACAAAGCAAGCATGATGATGCAGAGGTGGAAAGGATCAAAGCAAGACTTCAGCAGTTGGATGCACGGCGACAATCACAGGGGAAAGATAGCAAGGCTGTTAGGCTTGCTGAGATGAACAGGAAGAATAGAGTTGATAATTTCAAGAATGCCTCAGGACTAAAACCTGTGAAAACTGGGTTAAAAGCTGGGGAGGCTGGTTATGATCCTTTCTCGAGGAGATGGACGAGATCAAGAAATTACTATGTCTCAAAGCCTGATGAACAAAAAGATGATGCCGAGGCaaatgctgctgctgctgctgctgaggCATTGGCAGAGGTGGAGACTAATGGAACAGGAGGGATAGTAGCAGTACGAGCTGGCTTGGTAGCCACAGCGGCAGCCTTGGAAGCTGCAGCAGGTGCTGGGAAGTTGATTGATACGATGGCTCCTGTTGATCAAGGAACCTCGTCAAATCCATTGCACAATTTTGAGCTGCCGATCTCGTTGGCCACTCTTCAGAAGTTTGGTGGGCCACAAGGTGCTCAAGAAGGATTTATGGCAAGAAAACAAAGGATAGAAGCAACAGTTGGTTGCCGAGTACCAGAGGATGATGGGAGGAGGCACGCATTGACGCTTACAGTTAGTGACTacaagagaagaagagggcTTCTCTGA
- the LOC126789610 gene encoding polyphenol oxidase latent form, chloroplastic-like: protein MSMNLIPHYSIPLIYYSFESFQNKTLISSVQNRTRATLNKDQNVGNHQAALKLDRRNVLLGLGGLTLVNHPNPARAAESKKLVRLTEFPTALDSVISVMVPRPRRSRSKKEKEEEEEVLSIEGIEFVADKPVKFDVHVNDDEDDLSRPDESQFAGSLVFLPQSRKRVRTSLHLGITDLLDNLGADGDSSIKVTLVPRYVQRPITIGRIKIEYFGA from the coding sequence ATGTCTATGAATCTGATTCCCCATTACTCAATCCCTTTGATCTATTACTCATTTGAGTCATTCCAAAACAAAACCTTAATTTCCTCAGTCCAAAATCGTACCAGAGCAACGCTCAACAAAGATCAAAATGTTGGCAACCACCAAGCTGCACTAAAACTCGACAGAAGAAATGTGCTTCTGGGTTTGGGAGGTTTAACCTTGGTTAATCATCCAAACCCTGCACGCGCGGCCGAGTCTAAGAAGCTGGTTCGGCTCACTGAGTTCCCGACAGCTTTAGACTCGGTGATCAGTGTGATGGTGCCGAGGCCGAGGAGGTCGAGGAGCaagaaggaaaaagaagaggaagaggaggtgCTGTCGATCGAAGGCATCGAATTTGTGGCGGATAAGCCTGTCAAGTTCGATGTGCATGTGAACGATGACGAGGATGATCTGAGTCGACCCGACGAGTCTCAGTTTGCGGGCAGCTTGGTGTTTCTGCCGCAGAGCAGGAAGAGGGTGAGGACTAGTTTGCACTTGGGGATAACGGACTTGTTGGATAATTTGGGAGCGGACGGTGATAGTAGTATTAAGGTGACTTTGGTGCCAAGGTATGTGCAACGACCTATTACCATTGGGAGGATCAAGATCGAGTATTTCGGTGCCTAG
- the LOC126787870 gene encoding probable polyol transporter 4 translates to MGIEENTNADHNGVFGSDSSEFQIGSKNKYKRMRSEATEDEEEDGPFLKESRDTRKYVFACAIFASLNSVLLGYDVGVMSGAILFIQEDLKITDVQQELLVGILSIISLLGSLAGGKTSDAIGRKWTIAFAAFIFQTGAAVMAFAPSYEVLMIGRLFAGIGIGFGVMIAPVYIAEISPSVARGSLTSFPEIFINLGILLGYISNYAFSGLPVHISWRVMLGVGIIPSVFLGFALFVIPESPRWLVMQNRIEEARIVLIKTNDSEKEVEERLAEIQLAAAGMANAENNERKAIWREILNPSPPVRRMLITGCGIQCFQQITGIDATVYYSPTIFKNAGIKGNTQLLAATVIVGLTKTLFILVAIFLIDKVGRKPLLYVSTIGMTICLLGLSLALAFLGNGKLGIGLSILAVCGNVAFFSVGIGPVCWVLSSEIFPLRLRAQASALGAVGSRVSSGVITMSFLSVSQAITVAGTFFIFAVISALSVAFVHTCVPETKGKSLEEIEMVFHYEEEWQGSEVEMGDAQRLMQKE, encoded by the exons ATGGGCATTGAGGAAAACACGAATGCCGATCATAATGGAGTGTTTGGTTCCGACTCGTCGGAGTTTCAAATCGGGAGCAAGAACAAGTACAAGAGAATGAGGTCTGAGGCcactgaagatgaagaagaagatggccCGTTCTTAAAGGAGAGTCGGGATACAAGAAAATATGTGTTTGCTTGCGCCATCTTTGCTTCTCTCAATTCTGTGCTTCTTGGATATG ATGTTGGTGTTATGAGTGgagctattctcttcattcagGAGGACTTAAAAATCACAGATGTACAACAAGAACTTCTTGTTGGGATTTTGAGCATAATCTCCCTACTGGGTAGTTTAGCTGGTGGAAAAACATCTGATGCCATTGGTCGAAAATGGACTATTGCATTTGCAGCCTTTATCTTTCAGACAGGTGCAGCTGTAATGGCATTTGCGCCTTCTTATGAAGTATTGATGATTGGTAGGCTCTTTGCTGGGATTGGTATAGGATTTGGGGTTATGATTGCACCTGTATATATTGCTGAAATCTCACCTTCAGTAGCTAGGGGTTCTCTCACTTCATTTCCTGAGATCTTCATAAATCTAGGCATCCTTCTTGGATACATATCAAATTATGCTTTCTCTGGGCTTCCAGTGCATATAAGCTGGAGGGTGATGCTTGGTGTGGGAATCATACCTTCGGTCTTTCTTGGATTTGCTCTTTTTGTGATCCCTGAATCCCCAAGGTGGTTAGTTATGCAGAACAGGATTGAAGAGGCAAGAATAGTTTTGATCAAGACAAATGATAGCGAAAAAGAAGTTGAGGAGAGATTGGCAGAAATACAGCTAGCTGCTGCAGGGATGGCAAATGCTGAGAATAATGAAAGAAAGGCTATATGGCGCGAGATTCTGAATCCTTCTCCCCCAGTTCGACGAATGCTGATTACAGGTTGTGGAATCCAATGTTTCCAACAGATCACAGGCATTGATGCAACTGTGTATTATAGTCCCAcaatttttaagaatgcagGGATTAAAGGCAACACTCAACTTCTTGCTGCAACTGTCATTGTTGGACTTACAAAGACTCTGTTCATCTTGGTAGCTATCTTTCTTATTGACAAAGTGGGGAGAAAGCCTTTGCTTTACGTGAGCACTATAGGAATGACTATTTGCTTACTTGGTTTGAGCCTTGCACTGGCTTTTCTTGGAAATGGAAAACTTGGAATTGGATTGTCAATACTAGCTGTGTGTGGAAATGTTGCGTTCTTCTCAGTTGGAATTGGCCCGGTTTGTTGGGTCTTGTCTTCTGAAATATTCCCTCTAAGACTTCGAGCTCAAGCATCCGCGCTTGGGGCAGTTGGTAGTAGGGTTAGCAGTGGTGTGATTACCATGTCATTTCTCTCAGTGTCTCAAGCAATTACAGTAGCAGGAACCTTCTTCATTTTTGCAGTGATCTCAGCTCTCTCGGTTGCCTTTGTCCATACATGTGTTCCGGAAACAAAAGGGAAGTCATTAGAAGAAATCGAAATGGTTTTCCATTACGAAGAGGAGTGGCAAGGAAGTGAAGTAGAAATGGGAGATGCTCAGCGTCTGATGCAGAAAGAATGA
- the LOC126786108 gene encoding uncharacterized protein LOC126786108 — protein MTAETLTLPPNGAVVANGDLKPLSSGANGAAAKKSRESERRRRRRKQKKNRKASQATASDASDGDDVKENNDPQQVVEQVEIEYVPEKAELNEDMDEEFRKIFEKFTFKNAEGVEEEKKDESQEGAAKKKADSDSEEEEQENEQKEKGVSNKKKKLQRRMKIAELKQICARPDVVEVWDATAADPKLLVFLKSYRNTVPVPRHWCQKRKFLQGKRGIEKQPFQLPDFIAKTGIEKIRQAYIEKEDSKKLKQKQRERMQPKMGKMDIDYQVLHDAFFKYQTKPKLTTLGDLYHEGKEFEVKLREMKPGMLSHELKEALGMPDGAPPPWLINMQRYGPPPSYPHLKIPGLNAPIPAGASFGYHPGGWGKPPVDEYGQPLYGDVFGVQQQDQPNYEEEPVDKTKHWGDLEEEEEEEEDEEEEEEEEQLMEDEDIDDGFKSVDTTTTTPTGVETPDVMELRKIQRKEPERPLYQVLEEKEEKIGSGTLLGTSHTYVVGSGTQDKAGAKRVDLLRAQKADRVDVTLQPEELEAMENVLPEKYEQAREEEKLRNQREDFSDLVVEHEKKRKRKQDKEGKSSKKKGGDFKF, from the exons ATGACCGCCGAGACGCTCACGCTGCCTCCTAACGGCGCCGTCGTCGCCAACGGCGATCTGAAGCCGCTCTCCAGCGGAGCCAACGGCGCCGCTGCCAAGAAATCTAGGGAGAGCGAACGGCGCCGTCGGAGGCGAAAGCAGAAGAAGAACCGCAAAGCTTCTCAGGCCACCGCCAGTGATGCCAGCGACGGCGATGATGTGAAGGAGAACAACGATCCTCAACAG GTTGTTGAGCaagttgaaattgaatatGTTCCGGAGAAAGCCGAGCTGAATGAAGACATGGATGAGGAGTTCAGAAAAATTTTCGAGAAATTCACGTTCAAGAATGCTGAGGGTGTTGAG GAGGAAAAGAAAGATGAGTCTCAAGAAGGTGCCGCAAAGAAAAAGGCTGATTCAGATTCTGAAGAGGAAGAACAAGAGAATGAACAAAAAGAGAAAGGTGTttcaaacaagaagaaaaag CTTCAACGTCGAATGAAGATTGCAGAATTGAAACAGATCTGTGCAAGGCCGGATGTTGTAGAG GTGTGGGATGCAACTGCAGCTGACCCCAAACTGCTGGTGTTTTTGAAATCATACCGGAATACTGTACCGGTGCCAAGGCATTGGTGCCAGAAAAGGAAGTTTTTACAG GGTAAACGTGGTATCGAGAAGCAACCATTTCAGCTTCCTGATTTCATCGCTAAAACtggaattgagaaaattagaCAG GCGTACATTGAAAAAGAAGACAGTAAGAAGTTGAAGCAAAAGCAACGAGAACGTATGCAGCCAAAGATGGGTAAAATGGATATAGATTATCAG GTTCTGCATGATGCCTTTTTCAAGTACCAGACTAAGCCAAAGCTCACCACACTTGGTGATCTGTACCATGAAGGAAAAGAATTTGAG GTAAAATTGAGGGAGATGAAACCAGGCATGTTGTCACATGAACTGAAAGAAGCTCTTGGTATGCCAGATGGTGCTCCTCCGCCATGGCTCATTAATATGCAG AGATATGGTCCTCCTCCATCATATCCACATTTGAAAATCCCAGGACTCAATGCTCCAATCCCAGCCGGTGCTAGCTTTGGTTATCATCCAGGTGGCTGGGGAAAGCCTCCTGTTGATGAA TATGGCCAACCGCTGTATGGAGACGTTTTTGGTGTTCAGCAACAAGATCAGCCAAATTATGAG GAAGAGCCAGTTGATAAGACAAAGCATTGGGGTGATttggaggaagaggaagaggaagaagaggacgaggaggaggaggaggaagaggaacaACTGATGGAGGATGAAGATATAGACGATGGTTTTAAATCGGTAGACACCACCACAAC TACTCCCACTGGCGTTGAGACACCTGATGTCATGGAGCTTCGCAAGATCCAGAGAAAGGAGCCGGAAAGACCTTTATACCAA GTActggaagagaaagaagaaaaaattggtTCAGGGACATTGCTTGGGACGTCTCACACATATGTTGTTGGTAGTGGAACACAAGACAAAGCAGGAGCTAAAAGGGTGGATCTACTCAGAGCTCAGAAAGCAGACAGAGTGGACGTGACTCTCCAACCTGAAGAGTTGGAAGCTATGGAGAACGTCTTGCCTGAAAA GTATGAACAAGCaagggaggaggagaagcTGCGTAATCAGCGAGAGGATTTCAGCGACTTGGTTGTGGAG catgagaagaagaggaagcgTAAGCAGGATAAGGAAGGGAAATCCAGCAAAAAGAAAGGAGGAGATTTTAAGTTTTAG
- the LOC126786744 gene encoding uncharacterized protein LOC126786744, whose translation MASRLVLAVTFVLDLIAFALAVAAEQRRSTFKIQKDGNSSYCVYDSDIATGLGVGAFLLLLTSQALLMIFSRCLCCGKALRPSGSRSWAIVLFITSWVFFFIAEACLLAGSVRNAYHTKYRTKFATEKLSCETLRKGIFGAGAAFVLFTGIVSEFYYASYSKANDAEAHYARDTGVRMQHL comes from the exons ATGGCTTCAAGGCTGGTTTTGGCTGTCACTTTTGTGCTTGATCTGATTGCTTTTGCTCTTGCTGTGGCTGCTGAGCAGAGGAGGTCTACT TTTAAGATCCAGAAAGATGGAAATTCCAGCTACTGTGTGTATGACTCCGACATTGCCACTGGCTTAGGTGTTGGGGCATTTCTGCTCCTGTTGACAAGTCAAGCTCTGTTAATGATTTTCAGTCGATGCTTGTGCTGTGGGAAGGCTCTGAGACCAAGTGGTTCTAGGTCATGGGCAATTGTGCTATTCATTACCAGCTG GGTATTTTTCTTTATTGCTGAGGCGTGCTTACTTGCGGGTTCAGTGAGAAATGCCTACCACACCAAGTACAGGACTAAGTTTGCTACTGAAAAGCTTTCATGTGAGACACTGAGGAAGGGGATCTTCGGGGCTGGCGCTGCCTTTGTGCTCTTCACAGGCATAGTCTCTGAGTTTTACTATGCTAGTTACTCCAAGGCTAATGATGCAGAGGCTCACTACGCCAGAGACACCGGAGTTAGGATGCAGCACCTTTGA
- the LOC126786742 gene encoding dof zinc finger protein DOF2.4-like, whose amino-acid sequence MGLSTKQVSSDGLDWSQSLLQAQSFELPKAPVARRQQQQNQEQPEQLKCPRCESTNTKFCYYNNYNKTQPRHFCRACKRHWTKGGTLRNVPVGGHGRKNKRTRKPNSSVPAAKTTTNGACTIATSTRVSNTNLAFDRTYGVQRVSHLGIDGEQRLNSNMGVLLPQQGLITSSELDNHIFSSSSVLCTTIPFNFLQAGRAQVLTYPFSSSSTSSSFDTISTSFQSPNVCYAQEFKSMEEPTITSIMPSANITIPQAHNSGVGMYTSNDWNWEDIETLVSTDLNVPWDESDMNP is encoded by the coding sequence ATGGGATTGAGTACTAAACAGGTTAGCAGTGATGGCTTGGATTGGAGCCAGAGCTTGTTGCAAGCACAAAGCTTTGAGCTGCCAAAAGCTCCTGTGGCGAGGCGGCAGCAGCAACAAAACCAGGAGCAACCGGAACAGTTGAAGTGTCCGAGGTGTGAATCAACCAACACAAAGTTCTGTTACTACAACAACTACAACAAGACTCAGCCTAGGCACTTCTGCAGAGCTTGCAAGAGGCACTGGACCAAAGGCGGAACGCTGCGCAACGTCCCTGTTGGTGGCCATGGCCGGAAAAACAAGCGCACCAGGAAGCCAAACTCTAGCGTCCCCGCCGCCAAAACCACCACAAACGGTGCTTGTACTATTGCCACGTCGACTAGGGTCAGCAATACCAACTTGGCATTTGATCGAACTTACGGTGTGCAAAGGGTTAGCCACTTGGGAATTGATGGAGAGCAAAGGCTCAACTCGAATATGGGAgttcttcttcctcaacaGGGTTTAATCACCTCAAGTGAATTGGATAACCATATATTTTCATCGTCATCAGTTTTATGTACTACTATTCCTTTTAATTTTCTCCAAGCTGGTAGAGCTCAAGTACTGACCTATCCCTTCTCAAGCTCCAGTACTTCAAGTTCCTTCGACACAATCTCAACTTCTTTTCAATCCCCAAATGTTTGCTACGCgcaagaattcaaatcaatggAGGAGCCAACCATCACAAGCATCATGCCATCAGCAAACATCACAATCCCGCAGGCTCATAATTCAGGCGTCGGCATGTACACGTCAAACGACTGGAACTGGGAGGACATTGAAACCCTTGTTTCTACTGATCTCAATGTGCCATGGGATGAATCTGATATGAACCCTTGA
- the LOC126786743 gene encoding polyphenol oxidase, chloroplastic-like: protein MASLHRSYPHQIGSTRYHPTISPILQKQSRSSLRSIPKTRFLFRGSIQAISSSNSNRNDVDHDQRSVDRFKLVRRNLLISALGSKMSEIPPAFGDLEIFAAAESTSKKQVDLTEFPITLDSVISVTVPRPKKCRTKEEKEEEEEVLAIQGIEFVADELVKFDVHVNDDEDDLSRPDNSEFAGSFVYLPHRRKTVTTSMRLGITDLLDDMGADGDDSIKVTLVPKHVKRPVTIGKIKIEFLK from the coding sequence ATGGCCTCTCTTCATCGTTCTTACCCACACCAGATCGGTTCAACTCGATACCACCCTACAATCTCTCCCATCTTACAAAAGCAGTCTCGAAGTTCCTTGCGTTCGATCCCTAAAACTCGCTTTCTATTTAGAGGTTCTATCCAAGCAATTTCAAGTTCAAATAGTAATCGAAATGATGTCGATCATGATCAACGCTCAGTAGACAGATTCAAACTGGTAAGGAGAAACTTGCTAATCAGTGCGCTAGGATCAAAGATGAGCGAAATACCCCCGGCTTTCGGTGATTTAGAAATATTTGCTGCAGCCGAGTCCACGTCCAAGAAGCAAGTAGACCTTACTGAGTTCCCGATCACTTTGGACTCGGTGATCAGCGTCACGGTGCCGAGGCCAAAGAAGTGCCGGACAAAGGAGgaaaaggaagaggaagaggaggtgTTGGCGATTCAAGGGATAGAGTTTGTGGCTGATGAGTTGGTGAAGTTCGACGTGCATGTCAACGATGACGAAGACGATCTGAGTCGACCCGATAACTCGGAATTTGCTGGGAGCTTCGTGTATTTGCCGCATCGGAGGAAGACCGTGACGACGAGCATGAGGCTTGGGATAACAGACTTGTTGGACGATATGGGCGCTGACGGTGATGACAGTATCAAGGTGACTTTAGTGCCAAAGCATGTGAAACGACCTGTCACTATTGGGAAGATCAAGATCGAGTTTCTCAAATAG
- the LOC126788009 gene encoding uncharacterized protein At4g19900, whose product MPVSIEPPKLFTPLFFFPTQLRDLKRSALCVPYNLPSSLLALFLILLLVYNSFRIFCITLPFPAKPPPEPAFFSPPNIAGYSLFRAPPFRSSSPSTKLHSSSVMYVVKENAPMFLKSSSHLASLQNPTSSFIPFSKFKSQRPRKFGKHKRKHKAGPVEMKLPLFRSQFPTRMKVFFSGNSSGSPCKTRFFMTWISSKTLGNRELLAMESVFKSHPNACLVIVSKSLDSDKGLQVLKPFSDSGFRVMAIAPDFDYLFHNTPAEAWFLGLRKGSVRPGGVSIGQNLSNVLRLALLYKYGGIYLDTDVIVLRSLSKMKNVIGAQTLDLQTGHWSRLNNAVLVFDKNHPLLFKFIQEFALTFDGNKWGHNGPYLVSRVVSRINETPNPGFNFTVLTPSAFYPVNWSRIRSIFGGPKDEVHSKWLLTKLEHIRSRSFALHLWNSQSRRLKVQKGSIIDHIMSDFTICYNSSSAVSSLSL is encoded by the coding sequence ATGCCTGTCTCTATTGAACCCCCTAAACTTTTCACTCCCCTCTTTTTCTTCCCCACCCAACTCCGAGACTTGAAAAGATCAGCACTTTGTGTTCCTTACAACTTACCCAGTTCTCTTCTTGCTCTGTTTCTCATTCTCCTTTTGGTCTACAACAGCTTCCGTATCTTCTGCATCACTCTCCCTTTTCCCGCCAAACCCCCGCCGGAGCCCGCCTTTTTCTCGCCGCCAAATATCGCCGGGTACTCCTTATTTCGGGCCCCTCCGTTTCGTTCTTCTTCACCATCAACGAAGCTTCATTCCTCTTCTGTCATGTATGTTGTGAAGGAGAACGCACCCATGTTCCTGAAGAGCTCTAGCCATTTGGCCTCTCTGCAAAACCCAACAAGCTCATTCATTCCCTTCTCGAAATTCAAGTCTCAGAGGCCAAGAAAGTTCGGAAAACACAAGCGCAAGCATAAAGCCGGACCAGTTGAGATGAAGCTGCCTCTGTTTCGGAGTCAGTTCCCAACAAGAATGAAAGTGTTCTTCAGTGGAAACTCTTCTGGTTCTCCTTGCAAAACCAGGTTTTTCATGACGTGGATTTCATCAAAGACTCTTGGAAACAGGGAATTGTTGGCTATGGAGAGTGTGTTCAAATCCCACCCGAATGCTTGTTTGGTCATAGTCTCGAAGTCCTTGGATTCGGACAAGGGACTTCAAGTCCTAAAGCCGTTTTCGGATTCGGGTTTTCGAGTAATGGCAATTGCTCCTGATTTTGATTACTTGTTCCACAATACTCCAGCTGAGGCTTGGTTTTTGGGGTTGAGGAAAGGCAGTGTGAGACCTGGTGGAGTCTCAATTGGACAGAACCTCTCCAATGTGCTTAGGCTTGCTTTGTTGTACAAGTATGGTGGGATTTACTTGGATACTGACGTTATAGTTTTGAGAAGTTTGTCAAAGATGAAAAATGTGATTGGGGCTCAGACACTTGATCTCCAAACAGGTCATTGGAGCCGATTGAACAATGCCGTGTTGGTTTTCGACAAGAATCATCCATTGCTCTTCAAGTTCATTCAGGAATTTGCCCTGACTTTTGATGGTAACAAATGGGGTCACAATGGACCTTACTTGGTTTCAAGGGTGGTTTCAAGGATCAATGAAACACCAAACCCTGGTTTCAACTTTACTGTGCTAACTCCCTCAGCATTTTACCCGGTGAATTGGAGTCGAATTCGGAGTATTTTTGGTGGTCCGAAAGATGAAGTTCACTCGAAATGGCTGCTTACAAAGTTGGAGCACATTCGTTCTCGTAGCTTCGCATTGCACTTGTGGAATAGTCAGAGTAGAAGATTGAAGGTTCAGAAGGGCAGCATTATTGATCACATAATGTCAGATTTTACCATCTGTTACAATTCTTCTTCTGCAGTTTCAAGTTTGTCATTATAG
- the LOC126786745 gene encoding uncharacterized protein LOC126786745 — protein sequence MPRTYTRMTCQVCFKKGHNRKGCPITKAKNAASKQPGEGSFKGSQQTRKRDKRQQAPKVSSKGSTSLKDQIIKSKKAWNKRKTMEAKQGNAGASSSQAIATYVPQTQSSQNPATKMAQTESEWAGF from the exons ATGCCTAGAACATATACAAGAATGACTTGTCAAGTGTGCTTTAAGAAAGGGCATAATCGAAAAGGGTGCCCAATTACTAAAGCAAAAAATGCAGCATCAAAACAACCA GGAGAAGGCAGTTTTAAAGGTTCCCAGCAAACTAGGAAGAGGGATAAAAGGCAGCAG GCACCCAAAGTTTCATCAAAGGGTAGCACAAGCTTGAAAGATCAGATCATTAAGTCTAAGAAGGCTTGGAACAAGCGAAAGACCATGGAGGCTAAACAAGGCAATGCAGGGGCTTCCAGTTCACAAGCAATAGCAACATATGTACCTCAAACTCAAAGTAGCCAAAACCCAGCAACAAAAATGGCACAAACTGAATCTGAATGGGCGGGATTCTAA